Part of the Kitasatospora sp. NBC_01266 genome, GTGCACATAGCGGGTGGCTGAGCGTGTAGGTGAACTGATCCTCTGTGTCGGTCACGCGGCAGACGATCAGGTTCGCGGGTTCGATGCGAAGGTCGATGGTCTGCCCGCACTCATCGCAACGCTGGTACGGCGCAAAGGTGAAGGCCGCACACAGGCGCTTCCAGTCCCTGTCAGGAATCGCGGCGCGCACCTCCTCCGCAACGGTCACGGTGGGCATCATCTCACCGGTATCCAAAGGTCATAACCCTATTCAACCGCATGCCGAGATCCGTAACAGAGAGATAGAGAATTCTGCGCAACGCGACGTCCTTTCAGTGGCGTCGCCAAGTTGTTGATGGTGCGCCTGGTCGCGGGTGAGTCGGAGATCGTGGCGTTGCAAGCTCAGGCTACCGCGGGCACGGTGTCACGCCGGTGACACAGTCCCAGAAGGCGAAGCGGATGATCATCCCAGTGCGGCAGGGGGGTGCGGTCATCAGGAACGGCAGTACCCCGGCGCCCTTTGCGCTTCACCGGGCCGACGGGATGCGGCTGACCTGTTCGCCACCGGCACCCCGATCACGCGCCTGGGGCCGCGGCGCCGCCAGCGCGCCCCCGCCGAGGACCGCCGCATTCGCGCCGCCTGCGACACCGGCCTGCGTAACCCGCCCTGCACGACACCGCCCAGAACCGCACCCGGCTGGAGATCGTCCGGGCTCGCGCTCGACCTGCTGGCCTGAACGCCCATGCTCGCCCCGACCGGCCAGCCGGCCAGTGGGAACCCAAACGCCTGCGGCTGCGGCTGTTCTCCGCCTCCATCCAGTCCATCGCGATTTCATAAGTGCCCTTCTCCTGCTGCGTCTGACAGGCTGGCCGGAGAGCACGCTGCCCTGCGGCCAGCCCGAACAAATCGCATGCTGCGAGGGCTGACCAGTACACCGGATCACTGCCGCCAGCGGTTCGCGGTTGTTCTAGCTTCGAAGACAGTTCCTCTGGCCATCACCGCCCCGAGGACCAGCATCCCAATGGCTGGCGAGGCGACCTGGCCGCCCACAAGCACATTGGTACTGCCGGTCGAGGTCACCTGGTACGTGCCCAGCGTGCCGCCACCCCTTGCATAGACCCGAGGGGGCGGGCCCATCAGTGATGGACCTGCCCCCTCGTCTGTCTTACGCCGGATGCAGAGTGACGCCCTGGGCAGTGAGCTCCCGCTCCTTCTCCCTGACAAGGCCGACAAGTTCGCCGACTGCCATGGGAAGCGACCGGCTGATCACAAAGGACAGACCGCTGTGCACCCGCACCCGCTCGGAGAGCGTCAGCCCCGGCGGGATCCGCGGGATCCGACCGCGTGCGGCCGCGATCACCGACTCGCTCACCGCGCGGTCCGGGACACGCGGGCTCTGGCGACGCTCGAAGTCCTCCAGCAGCCCGGCCTCACTGGTACCGTCCATGGCCAGATAGCGGTCCAACAGTACCTTGAAGACCTCAGCCAGGATCGACACTTGGTCCAGCTCATTCGGGACGTCGCCGAACCGGCCGGCGTAATGCCGCCCGACTTCCACCTCGTCAGTCAACTCGGCAACCAGCCACCGACCAACCAGCGAATCCGGTTCGGCGGCCCGGCCTTTCAGATGCTTCAAGGCGCCTCCCCATCCACTTATCTGCCATGCCCTTCAGCTCTCTGCACACCCGCAAGACGAAGCAGCGCCGGCGATCAAGCCCATCCCAAGCGCCCGACCAACACGGACGCCATTTCCGGCACACACACCGTCAGGAGGTCAGGCGCTGGCCCAGGAACCACCGCCGCTGCAACCCGTAGCGTCTCCTGGCGGCCGCTCAGAGAGGTGGGCCACCGGGGTGGCCCACCTCTCAGGCGAACTACGGCGCGATCAGCTGAACGCCGCTGGAAGCCACCCAGTCCTCGGCCTCGACCACCAGCCGCGTGACCTGCTCGGGCGCAAGCCCCTTCTCGCGAATGATCGCGGCAACGAACCCGCCGCGGATCCTGGTCGCCAAGTCTTGATCGATTCCCGACAAGGAGACACTTTCCTCCCCGAGGGCGTGCCGGATCAACGCCTCGGCCTCCAACCGGCCGAACCGCACGGACCGGTCCATGGCCATCACAATGGCCGCGACGTAGTCCGAAATGTCGCGCACCGGCTGGCCGGGCATGAAGCGCATCGCCACGAGCCGCATGAAGAGCCTGTCACTGATCGCGGACTGAGAGTTGCCTTGCTCCATCGTCAACTTTCCCAGCGGTTCGCCGTAATGCTCGATCAGCTCCGGCGGCCCGTAAAGCAGGGCGAGCAGCCACCGGCCGTAGAGCGACCTCGGCTCCGGCTTCGCCCGGCGGAAGTGACGCCGCCATTTCATGTCCACCTCACTGAGTCTGTCTCGTCCACGAGCTCGTCCAACTCCGCCTGGCCAAGGTCACGCCAGGCGAAGATCCGATCTAGCTTCAGATCCGTCAGGGCTGCAAGAGGCCGATGGTCCGTGGCCACCTGTGCCGTGATCCGGCGTAGCTCAGCGAAGTCCGAGGGGTTCGCCACCGCCTCCTCGAAGGCGAACCGGGTGACCATCATCATGGCGCTCCGCACTGGGATCGCGTCGATCGGGATGTCGGCCACGAGATCGGCCTCGCCGTTCAGCTCCGCCCTGATGAAGGCTTCCGCCTCCCGCACGGCCAGTTGGTTGTCCACCCCCGCGGGGAGCAGGGCCAGCCAGCCGGCGAGCGCCCGGCTGACCTCGCGCGGGTCGCATGGCGCCGGAAACCGCCACCGGATCGCCGCCCGGAAGAAGCGGACGGCCGCCACCGGGTGGAGCGAGTTGTTCCGGGCGAGCGCCAACGCGACCTCCTTGGCGGTGCCCGCCGCCCACACGGCGGCCACGTCCTCAGCGAGTCCTTCCGGCACCCCAAGCTGACGCTCAGCCATCTCTCTCAACTCACTTCCTCACTATTCCGGCGCGAAGCAAGCCACCCCCCAGACCTCGATGGCGCCACCGTCTACGACCTGACGGCGCCGACCTCCTGACCCGCCGTCATCAGGACGCGCGCGGGGGCGGGCCACCATAGGTGGCCCGCCCCTGGTCTCACGCCGGGTGCAGGGCGATACCCCGGACGGTGAGCTCCTGCTCCTTCTCCCGGACCAGGTCGACAACCTGAGGGTACGGAAGGTCGAGGCGGGGCATCATCAGCATCGCCAGCGTGCCGTGCGCCACCAGCGCGGGCAGCCACAGGTCCGGCGGGACCCGCGGAATCCGGCCGAGCGCGGCGTAGATCGCCACCTTGCCCACCGCCCGCTCGGGCACGTCCGGCCGCCCGATGCCCTCGTACTCATCGAGCAGCCCGTCCTCGCTGGTGCCCTCCAGGGCCAGATAGCGCTCCAGAAGCCGGCCGAACACCTCCTGGACGATCAAGCCCTGCTCCGGCTCGTCGGGGACCTCGCCGAACCGCGCCACGTACCGCTTGCGCTCCTCGGGCCGGTCGACCAGGCGGGTGACCAGCCACCGTCCGAGCAGTGACTGCGGCTCGACCTCCTCCTTTCCCAGCAATCGCCGGAATCCGGCTCCCAGACCGCTCATCTGCGCTTTCTCCCCTCTGTCTCGCCGGTACCAATGTCGCGCGCCCGGGTGGCCGGAAGAACCTCCTGCGACGCCACGGCCCGGGTCAGGCCTGCCCTGCGGTGACTACCCGGTCGTGCCCCGCCACCGTTTGGCGATGTCCTTCCCGCTCAGGACGGCGGCTCGCAGGAGCACGGTCGCGGTGACCAGGACGTCGCTCGCCCCTGACGAGTTCGGCGCTTCCAGCGGCGAGGCCGGCAGCTTGCCCACTGTGGTGCTCAGCGGCCCGGCGCCGGGCCCACGCGCGGCCAGGTGGTCGCCAATGCTCTCCAGCTCGCCCAGCGCGTCCGTGATGGACTTCAGGTGGGTCCGCTTCGTGATCGGGTTCTTGATACACGTGCACTCGTCGTCAGTGTGGATACCCAGCGGGCACACGTCGTTGTGAACCAGGACCAGGATCCCGTCGGCTACCACATAGTACGTGTGGCACGCGGTCGCTCGCTACCTGCATTTTCGCTGGTCAAGGGCTATATAACGGTCCGTCGAGGTGTGCCGATGTGCGTCGGTGTGCGTGATTGTTGCCGTCACTACTGCCGCCAGAGGTCTAGTCCATTGGGGAAGAGTCAACCGCCGCGCCGTCTGTCCATCGATTGACATCCGAGCTACTGTGGATGTCATGACTGCGGCCTACGAGGACATGCCCTTCAGTGAGCTTCTCCACCATCCCGCCGCGACTACGCGTCGGCTCGACGCCGTCCGCGCGCTGCGGCTGCGCAGACGCGACGCGGAGGACCTGGCCCTGATGCGCGTCGACCAAATGGAGCGCGACACCACCGTCGTGGACTTCACCTCCCGCCTGCTCGCCGGGCTGGTCCGGACCGAGAACATCGGCGCCCTGCGCCAGGCGCTGCCTGAAGCCCTCCCCTGGAGCACCTTCCTGCCCGCCGAGGACATCGACACCCTGCTCGCCGAGCTGGTCGACACGGCGCGCGGCGCGGTGGCCCTGGACAACCTCTCGCCGATCGCACTGCTGCTCGCCCAGTGGAGGCACAGCGCCGAGATCTATGCGGACCCTGCCTTGCACGCACTGCTCACCCGTGAACCCGAGGGCGACCTCGGCCCCGTCCCCGCGCCCGGGGCAGCGGAGTGAGCCCGAAGCGCGGAGACCGGGCCGCGCCACCCCCGACCGGCGACGAGTACGACCTCCGGTTCGCCAACACCGAGGCCGCCGACGGCTGGGAACACCTGGGCCGCCAGGCACCGGGCAACCTGCGCCGCGCCTTCGAGCGGATCCGCTCCACTCCCCGCGCCGGCGACATCCCCGACCGCCAGCACCGACTCAAGGGCAAACTCGGTACCACCACCTACAAGGGGCAAACCCTGGAACGCTGGCAGTACGAAGTCACTGGTGGAGGACGTATCTGGTACCTGCTCGACGATGCCAACCGCACCGCCTGGATCACCTACGCCGGCACCGGCCACCCCAAGGCCACGGACTGACGTGCTCACGGGCGACTGTCCGGCAGAGCACGCACGACCCGCCCCCGGGTCAGCCCCTCTTCCCGTTGGATAGCCCGTTGGGATATCCAACGGGACAACTTGCTCTGCCAGGAGCCCGGTTCCGGTCAGCCCGTCGTGCTGGCCGGTTGTCGCTTCCGCTGCCCCACCGTCTCGTCGGCTCGGCTTGTCGCTGAACTGCTCGCGTCCTGACCGTCCCGACCGCGCGGGGGCGAGTTCGGGGAACTGCTGGTCGGAGTCCCGGCACACGGCACGGCTCGTCCGTGGGCCGGTCGCTCGGCACGGGTGCGGTCAGTGGGTCGGCGCGACGTCGGCCGCCGCCCTCGGCGAGCGTGACGATAGAAACGAAGAGTCGGCCCCCTGGCCGACCCCGTGCCTGCGATCCGGCCGTAGGACGGTCGCAGGCGACAACTTGCCCGACCCGCAAGGCGCAAGGAGTCCTTCCCCCACAACTTGCTCCGACCTGGTCGGTGCCGGGGTAAGCAGCGCTTACCCCACAACTTGCTTTCATCGGGCACCGGTTGAACCTGCCCACGACCCGGCTGACTGCTGACCGCCGACATCCGCGAGGGCCTCGGGTGCTGGTCCGGCCTGGGTCGGTCGGCGACGTCGGGCCAGCTCCAACGAGCGGAGCCCGCCTTGAACCTCGTAGAGAAAATCTGGACGCACAGCTACAGCCCCTGGCCCTCCAGCGGCCGACGGGTCAGCGGCCTCGCTCGGCGTTGCCCGCTTCAAGGGCTTCGACGCGGGCACGCAGAGCGGTGAGCTGATCAAGCGTCTCGGCCAGTGCCAGCTCCAGTGCCTCGATGCGGGCCGCCGTCCCGCCGACGGTCGTGTTCCCAGCCTCCCCGTCACCTGGGTCAGTGTCGGTGTCGGCGTCGGGGTGGGCGACGAAGGCTCCCTTGCCGGGTCGGGAGATCGCGTAGCCGTCCTGCTTCAGCAGGGCCATGGCCTTCTGCACCGACAGGCTGGAGGCCCCGTACTCCGCCATCAACACGGCCTGCGTCGGCAGCGCATCCCCCGGCTTCAGCCCACCGGAGCGGATCCGCTCCCGCAGGGCCTCGGCAATGACCTCGAACGTCAGCAGCACCGTGCCGCCCGCCGGTCTACGCCCCCGCCGCCCCACCGTCACCGCAGGTCACCCCGCCCTCTCTGCGCCATTACCACCGAAACCCGGCCCGTCCAAAACGGAAAACCAGGCCACAGTACCCGCATCCGAACCACCCACCGAAACAGATGAGGATGGATGCACTTGAATGCGCCCTTGAAGCGATGCTACCTTCACGCACCGCCGGTGAACACCACCGCTGACCAGGCCAGACGCCCCCGGCCCACGGCCCGCGCCCGCCGTTCCCTCGCGCGCCGGCCACTCGGTTCACCTCTCCTCTTCTCCCGACTCCTGCCGGAGGTCTGTCCCCATGCCCGCACAGCTCCAACTCCTCTCCCCCGCAACCATCTCCGCTCCGGCTAACGGGGCATCCGCCGCACCGGCGCTCGCCAGGAGCGCCGACGCGTCCGCGAACAGGGACTCGGCGCTGGAACGCCGGGGTCGCCTGACGGCCCGGTTGGCCAAGCTCGCCGCCGCCGGTTACTTCGCGCCCCTGGCCCGGCAAGTCGGCTCGCTGGGCGGCTGCGCCCGCCCGATCCGCATGACAGGGCACCGCACCCGCCTGGACACCGCCACCGGGCAGATCCTCGACCACTTCGACACCCGCCATCTGCCCGCCGGCGAACTCCTGGTGCGCTGCGGCAACCGCCGCACCACCCGCTGCCCGTCCTGCTCGAACGTCTACCGCTACGACACTTACCAGCTCATCGCCGCCGGACTACGCGGCGGCAAGACCGTCCCCACCAGCGTCGCCACCCACCCCCGCGTCTTCGCCACCCTCACCGCCCCCGGCTTCGGCCCCGTCCACAACCAGCCCGGTGCCGCCCCCTGCACCTGCGGTACCCGGCACGCCGACGGCGACCCGCTCCTCGGCACCCCGTTGAACCCGGAGCGGTACGACTACGCCGGTGCGGTGCTATGGAACGCCCACGCACCCGCTCTGTGGGCCCGCTTCACCACCCACCTGCGGCGTGAGATCGCCCACGCCGCCGGACTCACCCAGCGCACCCTGCGCCACCACGCCACGCTCTCCTACGCCAAGGTCGCCGAGTACCAAAAGCGCGGCCAGATCCACTTCCACACCGTCATCCGCATCGACGGACCCACCGGCCCCGCCAGCGGCCCGCCTGCCTGGGCCACCACCGCGCTCCTCGACCACGCCGTCCGCGCCGCTGCGAAGCGGGCCCGCGTCCGGCACCAACACCGCTCCGCGTCCGGGGAGACCGACGGGATGCAGCCGTCGGAGTCCACGGTGTTCCGGTTCGGGCGGCAGATCGACGTCCGTGCGATCCGCAGTACCGACTTCACCGGCGACGCCCCCGTCACCGACCGCCACGTCGCCGCCTACATCGCCAAGTACGCCACCAAGGGCGCCGAAACCACCACCGGCACCCTCGACCGCCGACTGCGCTTCCTGGCCGAACTCGCCCAGCACGACCTCACCGACCACGCCCGCCGCATGATCCACACCGCCTGGCACCTCGGAGCTCAGCCCCAGCACACCCACCTCCGCCTGCGCCAGTGGGCCCACATGCTCGGCTTCCGAGGCCACTTCTCCACCCGCACCCGCCACTACTCCACCACCCTCACCCAACTCCGCGCCGAACGCACCACCTGGCGCACCCGTCAAGACGAAACCGCCACCTCGACGCCGACCGACCCGGCAATCGTCGGCGGACACGCCGGTCAGGAACCGGCCGGTGCAGGCCAGTCGATCACTGACCGGCACGGTCACCGCGATGACCGCGCTGACCTGACCGCCGGTCACAGTGACCCCGGTCCCGGTCACCATGCCGGTCACCGCACCAGGGACGGGCGACGCAGCAGCACCGACACGACTCTGGTGATCTCGCACTGGCAGTACACCGGATCCGGCCTGTTGCCCGAACTCGCCCACCTCGCCGAGCTCCTGGCCACCGCACCGAAGTCTCGGCCCGAGCAACCGAGCCGTCCCCGGCGCGCACGGCGCACCAGTGACCGAGCCGGCTACTCCGCCGGTCCGCTGACCGTCGCCGTCCAGACGGAGGTGATCGCGTGACCGCCGACGCCGAGCTACTGACCGTCCCTGAGGTCATGGCCCGCCTGAACATCAGCCGCTCCACCGTCTACGACCTCATTCGCACCCGGCGGCTGGCCTCGATCACCATCGGCCGCGCCCGCCGCATCCCCGCCCACGCCCTGACCGCCCTCGTCCACCACCAACTCGCAGAGGCAGCCTGATGACCAGCTCCGAAACCAACCCCGGCCCCAGCACCAGCACCAGTTCTCGCAGGGTCCGCGCCAACGGCGACGGCACCGTCTACCAGCGCAAGGACGGACGCTGGGAAGCCGCTGGCTACGTGCTGGCCGTCGGCGACACCCGCAAGCGCGTCCGCGTCTACGGCAGCACCCGCAAGGACGCATTGACGAAACTCACCGAGAAGATCGCCACCAGCAACCGCGGCGTCCCCGCCCCCTCCGCTCAGGGCAGCGTTGCGGCGTTCCTCACCTACTGGCTGGAGACCGTCGCTGTCCACCGGCTCCGCGAGAACACCCACACCCGCTACACCGCCTGCACCCGTCTCTACCTCATCCCCGGCCTCGGCCGGAAGAAGCTCGCCAAGCTCACCGCCAAGGACGTCCGCACCTGGCTCGACCAGCTTCGCGTGACCTGCCAGTGCTGCGCACGCGGCCTTGACGCCGCTCGCGAGCAGCCCCAGTGCTGCGCAACCGGGACCTGCTGCCGCAGGTGGCTGTCGCCGCTGACGCTGGCCTACGTGCACTCCGTCCTCAAGTCCGCCCTGGAGCACGCCGTCCGCGAGGAGGAGATCCCCCGCAACGTCGCCCGCAACGTCCGCATGGGCACACCCCGACCCCGCCGCTTCGAACCCCTCACCACCGAAGAAGCCCGCGCGCTCCTGACCGCCACGGACGGGCACCGGCTGAGCGCGCTGTTCGAACTCGCCCTGCGCACCGGGCTCCGCAAGGGCGAACTCCTCGGCCTGCGCTGGGAAGACCTCGACCTCACCGGCGGAACCGCCAGCATCCGCCGCACCCTCCAACGCACCAACTCCGCCGGCCTGACCGCCCTACCGACCAAGACCCACAGCTCGGAACGACGCATCGCCCTGCCCACCGAGTGCCTGCACTCCCTCGAACAGCACCGCGAACGCCAGGCCCATGAACGCGGGGCGGCGGGGGCAGCCTGGAAGGCGAGTGGGTACGTCTTCACCCGGCCCGACGGCTCCCCCATCGAGGGCGCCACCCTCACCCGGCACTTCAACGCCCTACTCCGCCGAGCCACCCTACGACGCATCAGGTTTCACGATCTTCGGCACTCGGCGGCCACCCTCCTACTGGAGCAGGGCGTCGAGCTCGTGGTGATCAAGGAACTGTTGGGCCATGCCCACATCGGGGTGACCGCGACGGTGTACGCCCACGTCCGACTCCGGCTCCAACGCGACGCCATAGACCTCCTCAGCAACGCCCTCCGCAACCCCGTCGAACCCGCCACCCGATCCGAGAACAGGGACGAACAACACCTTCGTGCAGCACCCGTCCGCTGACGTTGCCGTCAACTACTGCCGTCAGACGCCTCGGAGGCCCCCGCCGGAAGCTCATCCGGCAGGGGCCTCTATCGTTATCTCACGATCATCACGAATTCCTCGAGATTCGAAAGACCCAAGAGGCCAATCTGTCGGCGATCACCGGCAGATCTCCAGCCGGGACGTTCTCGCGGTACTCCTCCTTGGGAGCGGAGTCAGTATCCAGGTCGATCGACGAGATCTGGATTTCTCCGGAATCCCAAGCTGTCAAGTACGAAATCCTTGAGCCCAGCTCGAAGGAAATACCGAAGGAATTCTTATCTCGCCCCTCAGGTGATTCAAAAATTCCAACCTTGACGCCTCTCTCCACTAGCAGAGGGGACTTCCGCTCATGCCATTCTTTGAGACTTGA contains:
- a CDS encoding winged helix-turn-helix domain-containing protein, with the protein product MLLTFEVIAEALRERIRSGGLKPGDALPTQAVLMAEYGASSLSVQKAMALLKQDGYAISRPGKGAFVAHPDADTDTDPGDGEAGNTTVGGTAARIEALELALAETLDQLTALRARVEALEAGNAERGR
- a CDS encoding replication initiator; protein product: MPAQLQLLSPATISAPANGASAAPALARSADASANRDSALERRGRLTARLAKLAAAGYFAPLARQVGSLGGCARPIRMTGHRTRLDTATGQILDHFDTRHLPAGELLVRCGNRRTTRCPSCSNVYRYDTYQLIAAGLRGGKTVPTSVATHPRVFATLTAPGFGPVHNQPGAAPCTCGTRHADGDPLLGTPLNPERYDYAGAVLWNAHAPALWARFTTHLRREIAHAAGLTQRTLRHHATLSYAKVAEYQKRGQIHFHTVIRIDGPTGPASGPPAWATTALLDHAVRAAAKRARVRHQHRSASGETDGMQPSESTVFRFGRQIDVRAIRSTDFTGDAPVTDRHVAAYIAKYATKGAETTTGTLDRRLRFLAELAQHDLTDHARRMIHTAWHLGAQPQHTHLRLRQWAHMLGFRGHFSTRTRHYSTTLTQLRAERTTWRTRQDETATSTPTDPAIVGGHAGQEPAGAGQSITDRHGHRDDRADLTAGHSDPGPGHHAGHRTRDGRRSSTDTTLVISHWQYTGSGLLPELAHLAELLATAPKSRPEQPSRPRRARRTSDRAGYSAGPLTVAVQTEVIA
- a CDS encoding helix-turn-helix domain-containing protein, translating into MTADAELLTVPEVMARLNISRSTVYDLIRTRRLASITIGRARRIPAHALTALVHHQLAEAA
- a CDS encoding tyrosine-type recombinase/integrase; this encodes MTSSETNPGPSTSTSSRRVRANGDGTVYQRKDGRWEAAGYVLAVGDTRKRVRVYGSTRKDALTKLTEKIATSNRGVPAPSAQGSVAAFLTYWLETVAVHRLRENTHTRYTACTRLYLIPGLGRKKLAKLTAKDVRTWLDQLRVTCQCCARGLDAAREQPQCCATGTCCRRWLSPLTLAYVHSVLKSALEHAVREEEIPRNVARNVRMGTPRPRRFEPLTTEEARALLTATDGHRLSALFELALRTGLRKGELLGLRWEDLDLTGGTASIRRTLQRTNSAGLTALPTKTHSSERRIALPTECLHSLEQHRERQAHERGAAGAAWKASGYVFTRPDGSPIEGATLTRHFNALLRRATLRRIRFHDLRHSAATLLLEQGVELVVIKELLGHAHIGVTATVYAHVRLRLQRDAIDLLSNALRNPVEPATRSENRDEQHLRAAPVR
- a CDS encoding immunity protein TriTu family protein, producing MPDLLSSLKEWHERKSPLLVERGVKVGIFESPEGRDKNSFGISFELGSRISYLTAWDSGEIQISSIDLDTDSAPKEEYRENVPAGDLPVIADRLASWVFRISRNS